ATACACTGCACGAGATATACCAACAACTGTCAAAAGTTACAGTTTTCATCGATGTAACAGTGAGGATAGTCATTCGTTCTAAAGTATTATGGGCTCTAGCAAAGAGCAGCACGTTTATGCTAAAGGACATGAGACAGTTTCTAGAAGTACTTAAATATTTTGACGGGCACGTACTCCAGAAGAGAGGtaaaagagagaagaaaatagGGGTAGTTTTAACCTGCATTTCCGCACTTCTAATAATAGCAGACGGTTTTTCGGTCTTTTGTTATCTTCGCCGGTATCCTGATCATTCGAGAATGCCTCTGTGGATCCTGTACGCCGTATTTGGACTTGTGAACAGCATTGTGACCTTGAATATCAACATTCTCATCCTGGAGCTGTGGGCAAGACTGTGTGCGTTCAACAACAGTATTGTCAAGGCATTTGCCTCCTGTGGCGATCAACAACTGTCAAAAATACTCCTGGGCTGCGTTCGGCCGACTCGCACCTGCTGCCCTGCCAAAGTGGACCGCCTGCGGCAGGCGCACGCCGTCCTGCACCGCGCCTCAGAGTTGCTGATGCGTCAGCACGGCGTCACCATGGCCCTCGAGGTAGCGGGTGCTTTCTCCGCTCTCATATACTGCTCGTACGAGGTTCTGGTGCTGTTCGTGGCGCCGGAAAGGAGCCGAGGCACCGTGATTAGTGGTTCCGCGTCGGTGTCCttgatgtggatgacgtcacacctgCTGAGCCTCGTCGCCCTGGTGCTGTCCTGTTCGGCGACAGCGGACGAGGCAGAGCGCACCACAGTTCTGGTGGTGAGGGCGGCCGCGCTGACGGGCTGCAGAGCATCGTGGCCGGAGATGGACGAGCTGATGCGGCAGGTGGTGGCCACTCCACGGGTCGCCTTCACAGCTGCCGGCTTTTTTACAATCGACCGAACGCTGCTGGTGTCCGCCCTCTGCGCTACCGTCACGTACCTAGTCATACTGGGCGAGATCTCTCTGAGTTGAACGGTCAAGGAGTAACGAATTGGCACGAGACATCGATACAAAATTTTTTAATCTACCTTTTACTTTCAGAGACAACCACTACTCGTAGCTTCGCTACAGCCTTCTGCAATGGGCAAACTGGTGTTTCTCGTTCTTCAGCTAGCAGAAGAATGGttttttttgtgagtaaatgtAAGCTGTAAGTTATATTTAATGGTATCGATTTCATATTTTTTAAGTGATTGTATGCTATAAGATATTTCAAGCATGTTCAGCCATCTATATCACAATGACTAAACTTTATTTTTAACTCATCAACATGATACTATGAGTCAGGAAGAAGTTTAGGAAGTAGCACCAGCATTTCGCCACTTCCACAAGTCGGAAGTCTATTTTTTGCATTGCACTTTACAATTACCATTACTTCACTTTGTTCCCTGTCAATTAAATCGTTAATTTGTTAGGAGAAACACAGTCTAAAACCCTGTGATACCGAAAATGTACATGCTTTTGAAGTGTTTGGTGCCTGTGTTATTAAATTAATGATGTAAAtacacaaaactgcaaccagtcacctttttgaatagttctttattattccatgaaccggtaaTGGAACCttctcaggctcatcttcagatagttttctggaagttacatcactatttctagcacaATGCTGGTGCTAGCTTGAGACAGTATGGACGGATTTTCTCTGTAGTGTCCACCTGTCTGTTTCCGCTTTCATGGCCAGCTGGTGCATCACACTGttacaaaaaatcgttcaaatggctctaagcactatgggacttaacatctgaggtcatcagtcccataaacttagaactactcaaacctaactaacctaaggacatcacacacatccatgcccgaggcaggattcgaacctgcgaccgtagcagcagggtggatccggactgaaacacctaaaaccgctcggccaccacggccggccacactGTTTCACAATCTGTAAAAATTTACACTGTGATCGCTAAACATTGCCAGCAGCCCGCATGTGCTATACAACTTTTGTATAGCACATGgtggatgctgacaaagtttcactATCACCGTGTAAATTTTTACAGATTGTGTGCCAGTGTGTTAAGTGATGTACTAACTGGTCATCAACAGATGGATACTAACAGAGAAAAGCCGTCCATGCTGTCGCAAGCCAGTACCCAGCATTATGATAGAAacagtgatgtaacttccagaagacCATCTGGAgctgaacctgaaaaggttcgaaaaccggttcatggaataataaataattgttcaaaaaagtgactggctgcagttttgtgtatttacatttaattaatggtcacgggttctaaaatatccgtaatagaCAAGCATAAAATTAATAGTATATTTTGATAATCCATACATCGGGATTTAAATTTTCACATCTATATAGATAACATCGACATTGTAACAACCAGAGGTACTTGAAATGTGGTTAATTTCTGGTGTTCTGTAGAAGGAACTTTGTTGTCTGTTTTGGGCTTAATTTCCATCGTTGCTATTTCACATTTTCTGCAGCTTTGACAGAACTAATTCTCAGTTGTGCCTAACTAGTAAAGAAATAAGATACTATGGGAAGAAGAGAATTTTAGAGACattctaataaaaaaaaatgagttcaCAGATGACAAAAAGCTGAATAACAGGCCTCGTTGTTTTCTTCTAAACCAACCATTACTTCCAGGATGAATGCTGCTAGGTGCTAAGTGTTCCTGACGTcttatattttatttgtatgtgtgAAATAAAACGTAAGAAAAATGGGTTTGCTCTTAAGTGAGTGTCAGAATGAAAATATTTCCAGATTTGTTACTTGTGTTTCATCTTGAAGTATATAATTCATCAGGCAATTCACTATCCGTTAAATATCATACGTGAGCCCACATTTTCTTCGATGTCTGCTAATGTCTTCAGTCTTTAATAACAAATTTCTGGACACGTGACTATGGTGTCATATTGTTACACAGACAAACAGGTCGATAGCTGTTGTAGATGGCCTTCATCAGGCTAACGTTAGTTTTTCAGAACTAACCAATATATTAACATAAAAACTGCTATCCATGAAGAACGTCAGTCTTCACCTCCGCTCGCGTCATTCCATCAAAAACAGAGTTCAACTATGTTCTCGATAACTAATTCCAAGTAACACTACATAAGATTTGAATGAACAATGGTCCATTAACAAATACATAAACTAGATGAAGGACCTTGCCACGGAGCTCGAAACATTGGTCTGTATAACAATATGCCGATGGGATCTTATGCCCGAAAAAGATTTACTGAAGTTAACAGAGGACGATGATATGTTTGCCAGAGGACATGTTAGCAAGTTTATTAGCTTGAAATTTCAACTGAAGGATCGAATAGATTTCAAATGCTGAAGAACAAGTAAACATCTTCTTAATTTCACATGGTAATCTCCTAATAGTCCTGTTCAGTGCAAGTTAAAAGATACCAAAAAAGTACAAGTGTTGAAACCAGAAAAAGTGCTTGTCCCTACAGCAGTTTTAatctttaaaaatgtttcagaacaGGAGGATGACACATTGCAGCAGTGTGGTCTTTTGTACGTGCTAACTCTACTTGTGCTCACGTACTACGATAAGCTTGACAAATCAGCTCCTTGATGTTGGGCgaagaaaaattaaaatcagtCAAGAAATGCTGTAAAAATACTGCACTGCACAGGTCCCTAAACTGCACACTGTTCGTTATTAAGCTGGTGTAAGTTTGCTGTACACATCAGGTCTGCCTACACTAGCAAATTAAGGTAAGCTCTTTGAAAAATAGCTGTATAGTATTTTGTATTAAAGTATCACTGGTATTAAGTCTTTATTAAACAATCAGTTAGCGTTTCGAATGCACAGTTTTTAAAGTTCATGAATTCCTTTTGTGATTCAGTTACCTCAAATTGCACACTCTCACTAATGTCCAGTTCCCATATCGAACCAATCATTCTCAAATTAGAAACCGCAACTGAAACAGTTTGTGTGTGGTCTAAATATTCATACAGTACACAATAATTAGATTTGCTTGAAAACTATTACATTATTATATAATTCCTTATTCCACAATAAGCTAATGTCTCTAGACAAAGACTGTGTAACACTCCATGCAGTATTATAACTTgtaggaagaagaaaaattttgtgttTAGCTAACAAATTCTCAGTTGGATCATCCTGATCTTTTATTAACGGTCATATGCTCTTTATTCTGTCGTCTGTCACAGTACTGCTCGCATACCAACATGactgaaaattgcagcaaaattctGAGAACAATGAAAGATATACCCTTCCTCTATGACACCTAGATCACGAATCGTCAAGAATAAGACCGTACAGTCAATCCGAATTATGCAGATTGCGGGACAGTGTACTTTTTCTGACTACCTGAGACACACTACGGATAATGACCATGGTTGCTTCTCTCGTGTAATCAGGTACTTCCCCTGTCTAACTAATCATAATCCTTTAATTATTTTTAGTATTCTAGCACTATGTTCTCATAGAAAGCGAGACAGACTTTAAAGAAGATTCTATTTGCATGTGTGAAGGACTAAAGTAAAGATGTTTTTTCGTCAATACAAATACCGACTATTTTATAAAACGCGTTTCATATACTGTACTACTTGATTATGCAATATTGTGTACACATTAGTACATTCTTAATTCCTTTCAGTTTTAAAATTAAATCTTCATATGTACTACTCATTCACTCCATCACACATTCCCAGAGTATAGTAACTGTATCTTGAGGATCTCTTCAGAATGGATCTATGGGACAGAAAATACACTTAATTTAAACTAATCAAAAACAAATTAAACTGGAAAGAATGTTCGAAAATTTATAATGGCATAGGAATACTTTTGTTGTTAAAAAGCTATtttatcaacattttacaatgcgctGTTTACCTAGATACCTGTTAATATCAGTATGGAAGGTGATACTAGTGTGTGTGATAGCTACATTTTGTGAAACTGAAAAGTAAGAGATTTACATAAATTTGTATATCTCAACAACCACTAAAATtatcgtttgacacttatttgtgtcatctggaagtgtcaaatgaatttttaatacattTGGGATACTGGATTGTTTGATTTAGTGACTCGAGGCCTGCTCACACAGCGACATGCGATATGGCGTCTTTATAGCATGAGGCTTTGTCCTCTCTAGCAGCATCTCTATTCAGTGTACACACAGGCTATCATAAAGCCTTTTAAGAAGTAAAATCGCTATGCTAACACTATCAATATTTTAACCTATGTGAGGTAAAGGTATCTGCACTGCAtaattatattttgtggaagtgcaacatccaaattatttattttcaatgtgTGCAGAGTGTGATACATCACATGTATTGCTCATAAGAGATCTGAAAACTGAACTCTTTACATTGTACATTAAAGTATTAATTGCtgctaataaataattataaagttaaaattttataactgtcgATTTTTTTATCATAAATATGCTTGATATTTTAGATGAGTAATAGATGAATTAGATACATACcctatatcatccgaaattgtaaagAACATATATCTGAAGAATTCGATTCACATTTGCGTTTTTATATTTACCATCCAATTGTAAATTTTACTTTTATCAAATGTTTAAAAAAGTCAACATAATTTGTCCAAATACTAGTCAGGTTTCCACTTTTATACTCAAATTTCTTTCTTATGTGGTGCTGGATTTGTTACATAAATTATTGTTCAgtatacaataaaatttttgctgCAATATTTAGCTGGACACTTTAATCTGATGTAGTAGTTTATTTTATTAACTATGTGGCAAAACCACTTATAGATATTTATATGATGATTGATGATCAAATATTTGGCATTACTGGTTTCTGTATCTGGAAGCAGTTGATGATGTACATTCAGAAAAAGTTTTTATGTTGTGCAGTCAGTTTTTCTTGAAAAACTGTCACTGATACCCCTTGAGAAGTAATCAGTGTTTTTCTGCATATCGTTCCAACTTTTAATAGCACACTGATTTGCATATTCTGTTTAGATCTAGAGGGAAATAACTGCTATCAGCAGTAAATCCACAAATTTAATGTTTCGAAGACACAGCCATTTCTAACAAGATTATATTGTATTGATGATGATTATTGTATCATAAACAGGTTTGTAAGCACATGCATTAGTAATTTACAGatatattatttgatatatttgaagAAAGTAGCCTTTGTGTATTTGCAAACCAGAAATTTTTTGGTAACTGATCATTCCCAATTAATGATTTTTCCTCAGAAATACATATACTTTTGTTCATACTGTGTTGGAATATTTATTGAGTTTGGAGTGAAGTATATGGGGTTATCCTTGTTTGTCGAATATTTATAAAGGTCTCAGTTACAGAACTTCGTTACTCAGACAAGCTCAGCTACAGTTTTTTCTCATTAAGTAAGAAACAATTTTTCTGATGTGCCTTGAGcgtatttacaaatttttcatgatttattggcagaattttctcTAGTTGTGTGAAATGACCCATAAACAGCACAGAAATTTATTGATTTTGCAACACATAAGTAGTCTAGGAAACTTATTTTTGTCAATCCCGGTTTTAGAATTGCAGTAACTCAAGATCAAGATGTGTGTTAGCTGTATCTGGTtagtgaaactgtgtgctatggCCATGGCTACCAGACCACACCAAAATCGTGAAAAAATACATACCGGAGGTCAATTGttggcgaaacttggtagatattctaatgtattactaATAAACTGATTTAAGGTTGAAAAAAAATAAATTCCAATTTTTGCCATCAGATGCAATCTGGTatcgtacagcatctcgtcgacgtccccAGTATTCATAATGAATCAATTGTGTAACCAACGCTTAATAATATCtacattatgtctttctcacttgtttgacctttcctgcccatgTCCTCTCCcagtccattacatatggaaacatttctatacatatttcctgcattcacagtgccagatttgcgcctggtggAAAAATTGGAACTATCTTTTCTAGAGTAGTTCGGTTCCGCATTATCGTATtagaatatctactaagtttcgttgccatacgataattaaagcccacactggacctctttgAGTATCTGCACTTTAATCATAACCATCAGGTATTTAGAAGGGCTGACATAAACTACGTGATCGTTGTAATTTTCACTGTGCGTTTTGTTTCTCTGTGCAGTATATTTATTTTACACACAAGAGTGACGAAGCTAGCTGTGAAAGTACACAGAAAAGTAATAAGCTTATTACTATAACGCAGGACAAATTTTACACTGCCCattgttcaaaaattttatttcatgtccATGGTAACAACAAACCCTCAACATCGCCACTTTCCATGCTCAAACCTCAACCAGTTTCAGTACGGAGATCATGACCCACCAGTTATCTATATGTgtggtttatttaatttaaaaatataaaatgtctTGGGAAAACATGATTCCATTATCAAGCTCTTAAAATGTAATGCTATCAggcaaaatttaaaattaaaataaaaaataaatttgttccTTAAAGATGTcgttttaaatgaaataaatcatCCATTTGTACATGTAATGTGttataaaatttatattgataCCGTGATACTGTTGTACTATGGCTTCACCACAGATAACCTCAATCTGTCGTTGCATAACGATGTCTGCTAAGTGTCTTACCTTTTTATTGTGTTTCGTATTGCAGTTGCAGACATTTTAAAATGGTCACAGGCCGAAACTGAACAGTAATATCATTGCGTAAGTTCGGGTGAGACTACGCTTCTTGTAAGAGTTCGCTGTGGCATTTCTTCACATTGGCAACACTGACAAACAACGAAGAACTATATTCAGTGGTTGGTTTTATAGCAACATCATCAGATGTAATCTTCAAGAGCTCCGCCAGATTTATTGGTTgtagcaggtaaatataagtttttgtttcaaattgtgtaATCTTTAATTTGTATGTCGAAAGCAATAAGCGCTATCTAGGTATTCactggaaaataaaattatttgccaaAAGAATCACCGTTCTATGAGGAGCAAACCATGGCTCGACATACAACTGAACCAAACAGTGACTGTCATTTGTGATATTTTTTTCATTGTGTGCCGCATCGCTTAAGAGTACGTTGTGAGATAGCGGGATAAACTAGGCACGTACTATTAAacccactgccggccggagtggccgtgtggttctaggcgctacagtctggaaccgcgagaccgctgcgctcgcaggttcgaatcctgcctcgggcatgggtgtgcgtgatgtccttaggttagttaggtttaagtagttctaagttctaggggactgatgacctcagaagttgagtcccatagtgttcagagccatttgaaccatttgaaacccactCTTCGTTTCGAACGGTTGCTAATTCAGGAAGACCCATTACGCAGACAGATGTGACTGCTTTGTTTCGAGATGGGTATTCTATAGTAGCCGCAATCCAAACAACTGAGAAATCCTTCGAGTCACCGAGAATATTCCGTTCAGTCGCCAGGAAAAAAACCAAGAACGTGACACGAATGAAGTTCAGAGAACTGATGTACGAAAAGGTGTGGGCGCATCCACTATTTATCCACTTCCAAAATATGATCGACCCATAAAAAACATGAAAGTGGCAAAAACGTCCGAGATTTTGTGTGGGTCAGCGTACAAATATGCATTGTCAGAAAGCAAGCTAAACCAGACGAGGCCAAGAAGAGACAAAATACCAGTACCAACAACGCACCATCTCTGGGGCTAATCTGCACTTAACCGCGCCACAGTCTTCAGGAGCAAGCAGATCTAAATTGTTCAGGATATGGTGATGCCTACAACAAGCCTTTCATGGAAGATTGGATTAAATATAATAGCTCCCAGTGGTGGCCTGAAGAATTCACAGGCTATGAAGGACAGGGTAAATTTTCTTGTGATTTATGTTAGTGCTTACTCTTTGACTGTAAGTCGTATACTCTGACCAGACCATGCGTCTAAGATTACGTACGAACGAGCAGTGTCGTACATCAACCTTTGTGTTAAAAGTTGGGCAGCtgtaactgatatacactcctggaaattgaaataagaacaccgtgatctcattgtcccaggaaggggaaactttattgacacattcctggggtcagataca
This genomic stretch from Schistocerca cancellata isolate TAMUIC-IGC-003103 chromosome 2, iqSchCanc2.1, whole genome shotgun sequence harbors:
- the LOC126152957 gene encoding putative gustatory receptor 2a; translated protein: MPLWILYAVFGLVNSIVTLNINILILELWARLCAFNNSIVKAFASCGDQQLSKILLGCVRPTRTCCPAKVDRLRQAHAVLHRASELLMRQHGVTMALEVAGAFSALIYCSYEVLVLFVAPERSRGTVISGSASVSLMWMTSHLLSLVALVLSCSATADEAERTTVLVVRAAALTGCRASWPEMDELMRQVVATPRVAFTAAGFFTIDRTLLVSALCATVTYLVILGEISLS